ATGCCACTAACATGACAATCACCTGCTTTCACTTATATTTCCTAATAACATGCCTCCATTATACCCCTTTTCAACTCATAACGAACACCCAAGTCGCAAAACGTTGTTTTTTAGTCGCGAATGGTAATTTTTTTAATAATTGCCGTTTACGACCGAAAAATGACGTTTTATGACTTAGAGGAAACCTGTAAGAAGTTTTCTGCTACAATTAATCACTAAGGAGGTTTATAAAAATGATGACAGAAAAAATGTTTAAAGAATTAAATCAATCCGAATTAGAGAAAACGATTGGTGGAAAGAATAAGGATTTCTTAATTGTTGGACCTTTCGATTGGTTTAAAAAACATCAAGGGAAATCACAAAAACACATGTAAAAAATCATTCGACTATTTCAGTCGAATGATTTTTTGATTCGTATTGTTTGTCTAAAATGATAATTTTTGCTTGATGTTTGTACCGACATATTTGGATACTTTTTCAACATCTGGTTAACCGTTTTAAGACCAACACCTCGTCCAAAGCCCTTACTTGAATAATTCTTCTGATAAATCAATTCCACAGGAACTCGTTCTTCTTTTGTGGTGTTATCAATAACTAGTAAATAGTCATCCCCTTGATAGAAACAAGCAATAATCATGGCAGGATTTTCAGCTTCCATAGCTGCTTCAATCGCATTATCACACAAAATCGACAAAAGTCGCACATAGTCTAGTAATGGTATCTCAGGAAGTCCGATCTTATCCTTAACCTCTAATTGAACGGCAATGTGATAAGACTCAGCCTCTAAAAACTTTGCTGATAATACACTTTTTATTGCATCATTGTCAATATTAATCAATCGTCCAATATCAAATTTTTTATTCTGAACAAGGTGCCCTGACTCTTCTAATACAGAATTGTAAATATTTCTGACCATATCCATATCATCTTGGTCAATTCCCTCTTTTAAACTCGCTAAGATATTAGCATAATCATGACGAAAAGCTCTTAGTTCTTCATATAAGCTTTCGATTTGTTTACTATACACTGACAAAGAATGCAGTTCTTGTTCTCGCGCTAACGACACTTCTTTCTCAAGCCAATTTTGATAAGAGCGATTCATATAAAACAGCATTAAAATGAAGAAAGTGAAATAGAGAACTACCAACCATTGGCGATAAACCAAGTTTGGAACACCACCATAAACTTCCATACCTGTTAGAAATTCAATCATGACATAGTAAAACATCATTGTTACATCTGTAAATATTAGTTTCTTTCGTAGATTCTTTATCTCACTTAGTTCAATAAAAGTTTGAAAGTTAATTTTGAACAACTTCACCATCATAAAATACATCAGAACTATTGAAAATTCTACAATGACAAATAATAAATTATTTTTATCTAAATCGGTATAACTAAAATTAAAAAATGGAATAATAAAGAAGCTAATAATTCTTTTAAAAGCACTCTCTATAACCCATGGAATACTCCCATAAAATACGTATAGAGAAAAAGGCAAGGTTTTATCTCTCAAATAAGATAGAAGCATCAAAATTAAAATACGACCGATAATAGTGTAAAACCATGTAAAATCAATGACAAAGAAAGTAACAGCTATCGTTATTATTTCCCACAATTTCAGCTTTGCTCCTCTAACATTAGAGTAAATCAACATAATCACAGGATAGTAAGCTAGTTCACTTAGATAATTACTCATTAGCTTTTCACCTCATCTCATTTAATAGAGGTTTTATTTTATCTCTAGAAACTAGGCAAGTGTCCCCAGTTTCGAAATAAACACTTCGTGTCGCTCTATCAAATCTAACCACATTATCCACAT
This sequence is a window from Streptococcus macedonicus ACA-DC 198. Protein-coding genes within it:
- a CDS encoding Histidine kinase of the competence regulon ComD, with the protein product MSNYLSELAYYPVIMLIYSNVRGAKLKLWEIITIAVTFFVIDFTWFYTIIGRILILMLLSYLRDKTLPFSLYVFYGSIPWVIESAFKRIISFFIIPFFNFSYTDLDKNNLLFVIVEFSIVLMYFMMVKLFKINFQTFIELSEIKNLRKKLIFTDVTMMFYYVMIEFLTGMEVYGGVPNLVYRQWLVVLYFTFFILMLFYMNRSYQNWLEKEVSLAREQELHSLSVYSKQIESLYEELRAFRHDYANILASLKEGIDQDDMDMVRNIYNSVLEESGHLVQNKKFDIGRLINIDNDAIKSVLSAKFLEAESYHIAVQLEVKDKIGLPEIPLLDYVRLLSILCDNAIEAAMEAENPAMIIACFYQGDDYLLVIDNTTKEERVPVELIYQKNYSSKGFGRGVGLKTVNQMLKKYPNMSVQTSSKNYHFRQTIRIKKSFD